In Oceaniferula flava, the DNA window TGAGCACGCAGACTTACTTGAACAGCACCGGATCCCGGTGACCGCCCAGCGTTTAGCGGTGTTACGCGCAGTGGATAAGAAGCCTCATGCCACAGCCGATATTTTGGCTGAGACCGTGCGACAGGAAATAGGCACCATCTCACGTCAGGCTATCTATAACGTCCTGACGCTGTTTTCGGAAAAAGGCCTGGTGCGCCGCATCCAGCCAGCGGGCTCTTCGGCGCGTTATGAAAATAGGGTGGGCGATAACCATCATCACCTGGTGTGCCGCGAGTGTGGTCTGACCGTTGATGTCGATTGTGCCACGGGTGAAACGCCCTGCCTGCACGCGGCGGATGATGCCGGCTTTATCATTGATGAGGCTGAGGTGACTTACTGGGGGCTGTGCCCTGAGTGCCAGGCGTCGAAGGCCAAGAACTAAACGATTTTCTCTCTACCAAAAACAAACAGAAACTAACAAACTAAACTAACCATACGATGTCCAACGAATCCAAATGTCCGTTTTTCCAATCCGCTCCTGCCGGCGGTGGCACTTCCAATGAAGACTGGTGGCCGAACCGCCTGAAGGTGGAGCTGCTTCATCAGCATTCCATCAAATCCGATCCTATGGGCGAGGAATTTGATTACCGCAAGGAATTTGCGAGTCTGGATCTGGACGCGGTGAAACAAGATCTCACCGAATTGATGACCGATTCCCAAGACTGGTGGCCGGCAGATTTCGGGAACTACGGCCCCTTGTTCATCCGTATGGCCTGGCACAGCGCCGGCACTTACCGCACCGGAGATGGGCGTGGTGGTGGTGGTCGCGGTCAGCAACGTTTTGCTCCGCTGAACAGCTGGCCGGATAACGTCAGCTTGGATAAGGCGCGCCGTCTGCTGTGGCCGATCAAACAGAAATACGGTCGCAAGATTTCTTGGGCTGATTTGCTGATCCTGACCGGCAATGTGGCCTTGGAAAGCATGGGCTTCAAGACCTTCGGATTTGCCGGTGGTCGGGAGGACACTTGGGAGCCTGATCAAGATGTCTACTGGGGCAGCGAGACCGAATGGCTCGGTGGCGACAAGCGTTACGACCATGGCTCGGAAGGGGCGGATGAGGATCGCGGTGTCCTGGTGTCCGATGACGCCGCCGATGGCGATGTCCACGATCGGGTGCTGGAAAACCCACTCGCTGCAGTGCAGATGGGCCTGATCTACGTCAACCCCGAGGGGCCTGATGGTAACCCTGATCCGATTCTTGCAGCGCATGACATCCGCGAGACCTTTGCTCGCATGGCGATGAATGACGAGGAGACGGTGGCGCTCATTGCCGGCGGTCACACCTTTGGCAAAACCCACGGTGCAGGACCTGCCGACAATGTGGGCGATGATGCCGAGGCCGCTCCTTTGGAAGCACAGGGGCTCGGCTGGGCGAACAGTTACGGCACCGGCAAGGGTGGCGATACCATCACCAGTGGTCTCGAAGTCACCTGGACCTCGACGCCGGCGAAGTGGAGTCATGGATTTTTCAAGAACCTGTTTGAGAACGAGTGGGAACTGACCAAGAGCCCGGCAGGTGCTCACCAGTGGGTCGCGAAAGATGCTGCCGAGACAATTCCTGATGCACATGAAGCTGGGAAAAAACATCGTCCCACCATGCTGACCACCGATCTGTCACTGCGCTTTGATCCCGAATATGAAAAAATCTCCCGCCATTTCCTGGAGAACCCGGATGCTTTTGCCGAGGCTTTTGCCAAGGCCTGGTTCAAACTCACACACCGCGATATGGGACCGAAGTCTCTCTATCTGGGGCCAGAAGTTCCTGAAGAAGACCTGATCTGGCAGGATCCTATTCCTGCCGTTGACCATGCGCTGGTGGATACTGCGGACATCGTTGATCTGAAGAAGAAAATTGCAGAGTCTGGCTTGAGTGTCTCAGAGTTAGTCTCCACTGCTTGGGCATCAGCTTCTACGTTCCGAGGTTCCGATAAACGCGGCGGAGCCAATGGCGCACGCATTCGTCTTGCACCGCAGAAAGACTGGGAGGTGAACAAACCTCAGCAGTTGGAAAAAGTGTTAGGTAAGCTGGAAGAAATTCAAACAGCCTACAATGACAGCGCATTGAATGGTAAAAAAGTCTCCCTGGCCGATCTGATCGTGCTCGGTGGTGGCGTGGCCATCGAGATGGCAGCGAAGGCGGCCGGTCACGATGTCGAGGTGCCATTCACTCCAGGCCGCACCGATGCCAGCCAGGAGCAGACCGATGTGGAGTCCTTCGAGGCCCTGGAACCCAGAGCCGACGGCTTCCGCAACTACCTCGGTGGCAAGTTCACTGTGCCAGCGGAGCATCTGCTGATC includes these proteins:
- a CDS encoding Fur family transcriptional regulator, translated to MPEHADLLEQHRIPVTAQRLAVLRAVDKKPHATADILAETVRQEIGTISRQAIYNVLTLFSEKGLVRRIQPAGSSARYENRVGDNHHHLVCRECGLTVDVDCATGETPCLHAADDAGFIIDEAEVTYWGLCPECQASKAKN
- the katG gene encoding catalase/peroxidase HPI, whose amino-acid sequence is MSNESKCPFFQSAPAGGGTSNEDWWPNRLKVELLHQHSIKSDPMGEEFDYRKEFASLDLDAVKQDLTELMTDSQDWWPADFGNYGPLFIRMAWHSAGTYRTGDGRGGGGRGQQRFAPLNSWPDNVSLDKARRLLWPIKQKYGRKISWADLLILTGNVALESMGFKTFGFAGGREDTWEPDQDVYWGSETEWLGGDKRYDHGSEGADEDRGVLVSDDAADGDVHDRVLENPLAAVQMGLIYVNPEGPDGNPDPILAAHDIRETFARMAMNDEETVALIAGGHTFGKTHGAGPADNVGDDAEAAPLEAQGLGWANSYGTGKGGDTITSGLEVTWTSTPAKWSHGFFKNLFENEWELTKSPAGAHQWVAKDAAETIPDAHEAGKKHRPTMLTTDLSLRFDPEYEKISRHFLENPDAFAEAFAKAWFKLTHRDMGPKSLYLGPEVPEEDLIWQDPIPAVDHALVDTADIVDLKKKIAESGLSVSELVSTAWASASTFRGSDKRGGANGARIRLAPQKDWEVNKPQQLEKVLGKLEEIQTAYNDSALNGKKVSLADLIVLGGGVAIEMAAKAAGHDVEVPFTPGRTDASQEQTDVESFEALEPRADGFRNYLGGKFTVPAEHLLIDRAQLLTLTAPELTVLVGGLRVLETNADDEGYGILTTRRGQLTNDYYVNLLDMGIEWKSVSPCGNAYLGSDRQTKQPRWTGTRADLVFGSNSVLRAVAEVYACADAEQKFVNDFIAAWVKVMELDRFDLV